A region from the Schistocerca serialis cubense isolate TAMUIC-IGC-003099 chromosome 1, iqSchSeri2.2, whole genome shotgun sequence genome encodes:
- the LOC126456795 gene encoding juvenile hormone esterase-like, translated as MIAFPTLLLAAVVACVTAQNVTVQTTAGLLRGVSTTTINGTAYYRFSGVPFAAPPVGELRFKPPQPVTPWEGVRDAVEEADDCLQAMGTQLSGSEDCLYLNLYTPSLSEEALLPVMVWIYGGHFWAGSSSASEYGPDFLLDQGVIVVALNYRLAVMGEAP; from the exons ACGGCCCAGAACGTGACTGTGCAGACTACGGCAGGTCTGTTACGAGGGGTGAGCACCACCACCATCAACGGGACGGCCTACTACCGATTCTCGGGAGTGCCTTTCGCTGCGCCACCCGTCGGAGAACTGCGTTTCAAG CCGCCGCAGCCGGTGACACCGTGGGAGGGCGTGCGTGACGCCGTAGAAGAGGCGGATGACTGCCTGCAGGCGATGGGTACGCAGCTGTCCGGCTCTGAGGACTGCCTCTACCTCAACCTCTACACGCCATCG TTGTCCGAGGAGGCGCTCCTGCCGGTCATGGTGTGGATCTACGGCGGCCACTTCTGGGCAGGCAGCAGCTCCGCCAGCGAGTACGGCCCAGACTTCCTGCTCGACCAGGGTGTCATAGTCGTCGCTCTCAATTACCGCCTGGCAGTCATGGGTGAGGCGCCGTAG